From the Macrobrachium nipponense isolate FS-2020 chromosome 9, ASM1510439v2, whole genome shotgun sequence genome, the window cagtGCTAGTTGCAATGAAGAGAATACAAATTTTTGCTacaggatacaaaatacaatgcaaaataattaaaacttgcCAACAAAATAATTTGACACATAAAAATCTAAGATAAATCCATCATAATTCTTGGAGAAATGAAGCTACCCAAAATTCATTTCTGTATAGAAAATTACTTAACACTCTTCATTCGTGTTtcattgtaacattttttttaaacatatgaaTCCAGACTATTTCTATTCTCAGTTATAGAATGTATTTTAACAAATTACAATAGTGTTCACTAATAATAACAGCTAGGCAATATTCAATCATAAAACCGACCACTTATTGTTTTATAAAAACAGGTATATTTATACACATCCAACAAATAATATTTGCTGAATTTTCATATGAAGAGTACTAGGAACCTGCCTAGTTCCTATTTCTAAATCAGCAGCTATTTCAGCTCAAATTATACAATGCTGCTTGAACATTACGAGGAAACAGCACCTATGAGTAGTGTTAATTAAAAGTTACTATCTATATTGTGGCAAGTAAAGTCCAACATATCATTTCTACTATcagaaaatttctttttaaaaacctAAGCAGCCTCGTCTACGTTTTTAAGTACAAATAttacaaatcttttaaaatcctataaaatataaatttgtaatgACACTAAAATGTTCAAGTTTTATCTAATCACAGATAATTTATCTTGAGTAATGGAGAACTGCTCTCGCCTCCTTGCATCCACTTCTCGTGCTTTGCTATATAAAAGAACTCCTGCAATCACAACCCCAGTTCCAACACCACTCCAGAGTGTCACTGGGTTTCCAAACAACAGCACAGACAGCCATATTAAAAATGCTCTCTTTGTTGTATTTGCCACACTGCAAGAGAGAAGAATAGAGTAGTTTAAATTGTATCTTACCAAAATGTTTTGATCCATcacaaataattaaaatcaagaaaacaaaaaattcatcaTTATTCTAACTGCTAAGGTTCACATCAGGCAAATCAAATTTTTAATTTCTCATTCTTATTCTTTCTCTGCTAGCTTGTCCCTttttggggtcgctgtaatggttcttcaacacactcttccatctccttcggtaggagaaggttaggtagaccaaaattgcgatggaCTGACTGGGTGACGAGAGATATGAGTGAGTTGGGATTGAGTGAGGAggattattttaatttctcattCTCCATCTAAATTTCATAAAGCAGAACCAgtgaaaatgaataaacagagTTGACATCCCACTCATCTAGTAATCTAATGCCATTAAAACATTCTAATTCTTCCAAGAATAAACAACTTATACAAAAAAGTATAAGTTGTTTATTCTTGGACCTTCCCATTTGCCCCAGAGGAGGGTAGAGCCATCAGAGCACCTCATGGGTGGCATTGCATGCATTACGTAGGTTCTTTGCAGTCGTCCCTTCGGCCCCGCCTgtgacccttttcattcctttttactgcacctctatttatattctctttcttccatcttaaattccaccctatcctaacaattgttttatagtgcaatgTGTTGTGAGGTtgtcctcttgttacacctttaaaatcttAATACGTACTCTGTCCCTTTCAgcagtgaatgacctcataggtccctgcgcttggcccttggtctaaattttatattctcttccttcctagAGCTTTCCATTATGTTAGACTGGACAGCCCATactaaattaaaaacaataatcttTATGTTTGACCACCATGACTGCATCAGCTGTTCACTGTGTGTTATGAATTTCAAGGTGATCTGAACTCTAACCACCTGCAAGTGAAAGGTAAATGAATACAAAACTACACAAGGATTTGTTGCATCTCAATTCTATCAGTcacataacataaaaagtacTCATTCAGAGTCTGGAATGTCCCAAGATGCACTACCATGTCacagaaaacacacacaatacaaggaatgtgagaaagagataaaaaaataaattagtgatGGAATTCTTTAAACAAAACTGAGAAGTGAAGTCTGAGAACAATGACAGCTTTCAGCACTGCAGACACACAAATACAGGCCATGATGACTGCTTAGAATCTAGGAATTCACCCAAGCATGTGCAATGATGAATGCCAATTACAATCTTTAAGATGGTAATTTTGTGACCACAAACTAGGCTTACTATAAGTGAAGTGAAGGGTTTTTTGTGAAGCATAATGAAAGTTGTAGAATATGTAAAATCAACTTTCTTGCGACAGACAGGGCTTATAACAAGTATGCTCTGCTGTAAGTCATGAGATCTGAGAAATAAGTACAACTTCTAACCTAGTAACAGTCTGACATTTATATATTCcaaaagtttacttttttttttcaatcaagtACAATTTCATCTTAAAACTGATTAAATATGCTTCcaggaaggaaaggaaataatATCTACAATTATTTTGAAGGACAGGCAGAGAGAAAACAATTGCAGAACTAAAAACTCTGAGAATGAACAAGTGACATTAAGAAAACCTGAGGTACAAGATATAATATAAGAGAGTGCCCAGTACATGTCTGGCTGTAATGAGGATGACAAAACCATTGAAGTCCGGccccaaaaaaataatagtgGAGGAAATCCAGCTGAGTCACACTTAAACAATAATGAGCAAGTTGGCAGCTTAAATAAACAATTCTACCTAAAAAGTAATAAACCCTCTTTGCACTTTACCACTATTAAGTACCAAATAAGCATGTCACAGTGGCCTGTCAAAAAGAACTGCTTTTATATACTCTGATGAGAAAAGAGCAACAATGCTTTTTATTGATGCTCCATTAACACACAAAATCTTCAATCTCTCATAATATGCGAGACCATGTCAACAGAGGCTTTATCTCCCTGTAAACACTATACATTTTAAGTTGGTCCATATTTACCCAAGTTACTACTTTACCCATATAAACGACCACCAGAGTCAATGTAAGCattctaaaatttttaaatgtttgacaaataaataacaattacttTAGGTAAATGTTGAGGAAAGCCTTTGAAAGCAAAATATCTCTGGCAACTCCTGAAACTAGTCTTAAGGGCCATGCATATAAACTTTTGGAATCAAACCTCATACAACAAAAGCAATTAAGAAAGCACTAAGTTAAAAATTGCAAAGTTATCAacataatgaaaatttaattttttcttttagatttttgaggacttcttgaagaaaaatccCACTCCATGCTCTTGAAACCAAGAGGTTGAAAGGAAAATTCACCTCAAAGCTTTTGCagccacaacaacaacactgtAGGGAGGATGAAGTGTTCCTTGGCCTTAGAAACACTATATCTTGAAACTTAAGCTAAGGGTTTACATGACCTCTCTTGTTTGAGGTGTTGCCTCGTGCTTAATACCAACTACAACTAAAAGAACTGAAATTATTGTTTTGCTGTTTATCTTTCTTACCTGCCTATATAAGAATGTAACAAATTTACTTCtttaaattttggtattttaccGAAATCTAGCTGACATTACAATATCAAGAATGGATGTATTatgaattatatgttttttttcgtaAACCCAAATGGCTGCTAACTACCTATGATGAATCGGTCATTTAATCTGGGAAACTTCGTATGTACCAACCCAGGATAAGGACCACCAAAGAGTCATCTTGATAGTCATTTTCAGATTAACAAGAATTGTCTCATCTTTGCGTGATACATTTCAGTACTACTAATATTGCTGCCAAAAGAAGACATTCCTCTAGGTCCAAGATAACAATATTATTTGATACAGTAGAATTCATTTCAAAGTTTAAATGTCTTTTACTGTTTTACAGCTTGATAACATGAttaagaaaacaaagaataacAATTGCAACTTACCTGTAAGTGACAGGGTTTACATATGACATTAACACATATGCAGTGATTGTTTGACCATGGAATGATACCCCATCAAGGAAAATAGCAAATGCTAAGTCATGATTCATCTGTGTACTCAACTTCTTGAAATCCACAAGGAAGTACCAAGTTGGCAGCTGGAATATAACTGCAGCCAGATTTGGATAAAACTGCAGTTCTGCTGGACTGGTGAGAAAAAATTAACACAGTAAAAAAAAGGTCAAAAGGCAttcatcaaatgaaaaaaatttaaatttctaaattcattatatatgGTCTTTATTCATGAATAACAGAGCCAAAAGAAGATAAACATCCCATGGTATAGTACACAATATTAGTAAGTTGAGATATTTTTACAGCAAACAATGGGCCAGACTCCTGAGTTCATATCTTGCCATTACATGGATTACCCTTGCTTGCTATGTTACAAATATGCTGCCCCATAAAGATGCAGCAGTTGTGGAGTAATCagaaggaataagaaaaagctgctatattaaaatatttacataaatggcaATTACTAATTACCTTAAATCTTTACTGTGTCCATGCAATTTAAAAACCTTTCTTTTACATTTGGCAAGCAAAAAAGCCAGTGGAACAGACAACATGCCAGGcccgaaagaaaagagaaatgggGAAACTGAGGATGAAGGCTGGAGCTTACCCATGAAAGAAGCATAAAACCTTCCtttaaaggaaaaatgttttgTAAGAAACAAAAAAGGCAAGAGCCCAATTCAGACTCCTAAGCTTTGAGGTAGAAACAGTCACTAATCTGTATAAACTAATGATTGAAATGAAAGGTAAATGTGAGGAGAGGTATATTCAGCACAAAACCAATGGGCAGTACAGACTTATTACATTGTtcaaaaaggatgataaaaacaTCATCATTGTCAGCACAGACTTGAATACAGGTATATTCTTGATCCAAAATTGAATTGCAAAGTTTTTAAATAACCCCCTTTAAACCAGAAGATGAACTTGCTAGAAATATATCCATGTGTATATTTGTAGATAGTACAGGGTACTTCAGTCATTTACACTACTGTCCCATTATCGAAATCATGTTTTTGTTAGAAGATTCTTCAGGAGTTCCAAAGTTTAAGCGTGTTGTTCTGTCTGAAAGGTTTTAGCAAAGATAAAAGCTACAAGAGACCTAATAAAGATGCAATGTGGAGGGTGCTGATTGTGTATATGTAATGTaggaggtaattttttttatgacaaagtATTTATGATGACTGTGAAGACTGTCAGGAGTATGTAAAGGAGTTTTCTGGAGGGTTGAAGTCTGAGGTGGGCGATTCCTATAGGGATTTgggagtaaatataatagatgATGGCAGATGGGGAAAAGGGCTGGACCCAGGATGGGTAAGGCAAAGAAAGTGCCAGAAAGTTTTAAAAGGTTTGGAGAAGAAGAGTACTATATATcaaaccaaaaatgatattgttatgatacaataaagtttgttcatacttacctggcagatatatatatatatagctgtattctccgaagtccgacagaattcaaaacttacgacacacacaGTTGGagatcaggtggttagtacccatttccgccgctgggaggcgggtatcaggaaccattcccattttctattcagattttctagtgccactgtctcctgaggggaggtgggtgggtacttgatattatatctgccaggtaagtatgaacaaactttattgtatcataacaatatcttttgttcatgaaacttaccagttcagatatatatatagctgaatcccaccattggaggtgggaagagacagaataggatttaggaaacaaattacatgcaaatgattgacatcttggttccttacctgttggcatagctgacttcgtgattactgtcacccaagtctgcctcTGCTTTACTGAGCCTGTATAGTGGGTgagagttctagatgatctgtcaatgggagcgtgaccacaatatgactagaccatattgaaccatactatgagggcaacgaagcaaaaaaaCCACCACTGACCAAGCCTATCAAAAGTTAATCCCACATAAACTTAGGCTAAAGAATGGGAAGTCCGCCTTAGGCGGCCGACACAACAACCATAAAccaatacaataaaattaaaagctctcctaaccattttctacaggataggatgagtgctacttcctgccaCCAAGATTGTATCTGCGGAaatgtatggccctagcgagcagcagttctctatgtcgtcttcacatcccgcaggtagtgtgaagcaaacacagagttgcttcgccaaaaggtggcactcaggatgtcaatgagtgccatgttcttttgaaatgccaccgaggttgcgatggccctcacctcgtgagcattaactcTCAAAAGTCCCAGATCACCATGTCGACAGGACGAATGAGCCTCCTTGATGGTACTCCTtaaaaagaacgccagtgcgttcttcgacataggTAAGTCTGGTCTCTTGATGGAACaccacagattgtccgaaggacctcgacaCTCTTtcgttttttctaaataaaacttgagagccctgacagggcacaggactctctctggttcttgcccaataatttctgCTATCCTCTTGAtctcgaagctcttgggccaagggttggactggttttcattcttggctaagaacgaagggCTTAAGGAACATAACGCATTATGTCCCCTAAAGCCTATATGTTTACTGATGGCTTGAACCTTGCTAACCCTCTTTGCTgtagctagagcggttagaaaaaTAGCCTTCCTTGTCACCTCCTTTAAAGATGCAGAATGtaaaggttcgaaaggactcgacatcaggaacttcaatactacatccaagttccatgacGGAATCTTTGGTTGAGTCgaggtttcaaaagacctcaaaagatcgtgaaggtctttgttgttcgacagatctaaacctctgtgtctaaagaccgTCGAcaacatactcttgtatcctctaATCGTTGGAACCGCCAGCTTATCAACATTTCTCAGATGAaggaggaagtcagcaatctgattcacagaggtcatggtgGAGGAAAtacccttcttcctgcaccatctcctgaagaacgtcccacttcgattggtacactgcaagagaggaagctctccttgcattggcaatagctcttgccactggtctgaaaaacctctcactctggccaacttctcgatagtctgaacgcagtcagactcagagcggagaggttttgtgttaactctcgaagtggggctgtttgagtagatctatctcTCGTCGGGCAGGGTCCTTGGGGGGAAGTCCactaggaaggacatgacctctgtgaaccagtcacTTGTAGGCCAAAAcgggcgatcagcgtcatcccgctccctctgacgccgcaaacttcctgattacttctcccaggagtttgaacgggggaaaggtgcagacgtccatccccgtccaatcccataggatggcgtctatcgctactgctccCAGATCGAGAACCAGGGAGCAGTAtagaggaagtctcttcgtcttCGATGTTGTGAAGAGATCTACTAAGGGACGTCCCCATAGTCTCCACAACTCTTGACAAACTACTAGGTGAAGAGTCCACTCGGCCGTAAGCAGTTGCTGCCGACGGCTGAGAAGATCCGCATGGACGTTCTGAAACTCCTGCAACGAACCTCATCAGGATCGTTATGTTCCGTGCTTGAGCCCACAGCAGGATCTCTCTCGCTAACTACGAACCgggaccgagagtgtgttcctccctgcttcttgatATACgcgagagctgtggtattgtccgagttgatctggacaactcgccCAAAGACtctttcttcgaagaactggagagccaaccgaattgctaccaattcttttagattcatgtgccaggacatctgttcccctctccagatgcctgacacttcttcctttcccagtgttgctccccaacccgcagtggacgcgtcggaaaacaacactaggtcggggctcagaaggctGAGAGACACTCCTTCTGCCAGCTTTACGGGATCGTGCCACCACTTTAGGCGATCCTTGACCGACTGAGAGACGTTCAGTCACATCCAGGttttcttccttgttttttccagttctccactaagaaaaactggagcggtctgaggtgcagtctccacagggagaaacaaacttctccagcgaggaaatagtccccagcagactcatccattcccatcaccgagcatgtttcctttcccaagaaggctgacactttttctaagcagttctgctgacgttccagggatggaaaagctcgaaaagctgCTGAATCCCtctgaatcccagatacacgatggactgcgtaggatcagatgggacttttcgaagtttactAGCAGGCCTAGGGCCTTCGTCAATTGCAGCAtcgtatgaaggtcctccagacacctcgaCTCCAACGATGAtcgaatgagccaatcgtccaggtaaagCGAGAGTCTTATCCTTGagaggtgaagccatttcgccacattcctcatgagaAGCGTAAAAACCATCGGTGCTGTGCTTAGCCCGaagcagagagctctgaattggaagacctgtccctttaagacaaacctcaggtacttccttgactgaggatggatcgggacgtgaaagaaggcgtcttggaggtctaaagaaaccatccagtcgcctggtcttaGGCTCTCCTAGAACACAGACTGAGATGTTTCCATCTGATTTGTCCTTCTTGACAAAAAGGTTCAGCCTGCTGACGTCCAGGACAGTCTCCATCCCCAAGACTGCTTCAgtaccaggaacaacctgttgtagaagcctggggattctAGTGCTAGAACCTGTTCTACGGCTCTCTTCTCGAGTATTTGTTCGAGCAGATCGAACAGAATCTGTTGCTTCGTAGGTTGGTAGGAGGGCGACAGATCTATGGGGTTCGTGCTCAACGGTGGTGTTTTGAGGaatgggatcttgtatcctctttcGATGATTTCGATGGGACCAGCTGTCCGtccctcttactttccatgcTTCTGCAAAGGATAAGAGTCTTGCTCCAACAGGCATCTGAAGGCCCGACACGTCACTTCTTACCCCTGGGTTTGAAGGGGTTCTGCCTCTAGAGAAACCTCTTCCTTGAGGAGACGCTCTCGAGGAAGCACCGCCACAAAAGGGCTTCTGCCTCTTGGAAGCTTGAGCAAGAGGAGTTGTAGGATGGGCCTTGGACATCTGGAAGACTGAGCCAGGAGGTCTTGGGTCACCTTTTCCTGAATGCTGACTGCTAAATCTTTTACCATCGACTGTGGGAAGAGATGACTAGATAGAGGGGTgcgaacagcaactctgccctctgagAAGGAGACACCGACTTGCCGTGAAATTGCAGTATAAAGCTCTCTTCTTAAGAAGCCCTGTAGAAAAGTGGGAGGCCAGTTCATCGGAACCATCCCTGACTGCCTTATCCACAACAGGCTaagactgcaggtccagggctcccaaacaccaatctaggaagttaaacaccTCCATCGTCCTGAGGAGCCCTTTCAGATGATGGTCTAACTCTGAAAGCGTCCAGGAAGCCTTAGCAGAGGACAGGAGAGACCTCCTAGGAGCATCTGCCAGGCTGGCAAAGTCCcctggaagaggaaggaactctcaaaCCCACttcttctcccgtctcgtaccaaatgcccgCCCTTCCGCTTAACCTCGCTGGAGgtagggcaaaggaagtcttgccttggCCATTCCTGgagtccatccagtcatggatccTCTTGAAAGCTCTCTTCGTAGAAAGTGAAGTGGGCCATCTTGATGAAACCTGGCGCTTTCCTCGTCTTCGACGTAGCCAACTGCGAGGAGGAGAGCGCGGGGCCGAGGGCTGAAAACTTGTCGCAAACAAGTCCTTCAAAAGGAGGGCCAAAACCTTGTAATCAGATGATGAAGACGAAGCAGGTTCCTCTTCATCCGCAGGCTGCGACTCACCCGAAGACTCTCCCTCATTCCACGGAGCAACAGAAGGGTCCTTAAAAGACGCGAAGCAATCAAACCTTGAGGCCCCGCTCGTAAAAGGGGTCTCCTATCCGAAGAAGGGTCCAAAGAAAACAAGGTCGGGTATCCTTGACAACAAACTCCGAAGCTTTACGATGATCCGGTAAAGGGCGTCTGCCGAgtgtcctgaaaagcgtcctgaaGAGCGCCTTGATGCTAGAGCGCCGGGAGTCCTTGcgagcgtcctgaagagcgtcttGAAGAGTAGAGCGACGAAAAAGTCCTGAAAAGCATCCTGACGAGCTACCTGACGGGACGCAGAAGAACAGAAGCGTCAACGCAGAGCAGCACGCAGAGCGACAGGAAGAGCGCGAGGAGCGTCATAGTGAGAAGTATGGCGATCATCGCCTTACGGTCTAGAGAGCATCCTGCATGGCGCTCATCGACACTTCTAGATAAGCGCTGGGAAGGTAAACGGGATCTAGAAGGCGATGAAGCAGAGGAGGgcgacgaacgaggagaaggagactgcctggaccTGGACTTGATAGGCAGCCTCGAATCCTTCCTGCGGCGACGAGGCTCTGCCTCCCTCTTGGCGAAAAAAAAGAGGCTAACTGCTGCTGCATGTCCAGAAGAATCTTCTTAGCTGGAGAAGATTCCTGATCAggtgaagggctgatcctgtgagaagacgaggggctaggggacgccttcttccttatCACAGGAACAaccttagagcgactggggcgctcaaaagcgtcctcctccGATGACGTCCTGGTCGTCTTCTGCGGGGGAAAAGCATCAAAACATTCAGGCGACGACTGGAATGCAAGTCAAGAAAGAGGACGTGaggcgtcctcttctctaaaacctctcttgagagggcgaaagtccttccgagagctccaaccctagcgcggggaggacgcctcggaggacgagaaacaatccttaaggATTCATGCCCGtgcacgatccttggcagcctgggaggtGTCatcaggttctgccgaagggaagccagatcggtggggagcccccgtaaccctccttcagcttttgacttgcccactccctttgtcctgggagtccgacagaggtctagacctagaggcattatagggccgatctgacgccccctccacaacactaggggcactaacaccatcaccacacttcacaacactagattggagagcgagcactttagactCAAAGTTACGGATAGACTCCataataacagaaagggcattaccttctgcAGACACAacctcagggcccgaaggcaacacaggttagGTAAAACAAAGTCTACAGAAGGGTTAGCAGGTGACATATCTTACCCTGACTTCTGCTCACTGAAGcactcttggaggaagacctcctgattctgtcacgctctaacttgcgtacatacgaatcatatgtCTTCCATTCGGAATCAGTCAAaatctcacactccttacatctatCATCCAAGAAACAAACACACCCCCTACACCTCGTGCATACcgagtgagggtctaccgaagctttcggtagcctcaccttacactcttgcACACAACATTGAAACTAGCAGAACTAGATCCAGGCATCTtatccaaagaacagtcaaagccaaaatcaaatcaatccacgatagtgtatgcctagccacaaatccaagtcaataaaccaaaagacaatcagatacttaagcggcaatgaagtttgcaaaatcctaagacggaggtactgaaaacaggtgttgacagtactggcgacagagaaaatgggaatggttcctgatacccgcctcccagcggcaggaatgggtactaaccacctgatctCCCACtgtgtgtgtcgtaagttttgaaattctgtcagacttcagagaatacagctatatatatatctgacaggtaagtttcacgAACAAAGTTGGTGTTTATGATAGGATATGTAGTATCCGGCTAATTCTCCCTTGTCAAATGGAAAGGAAACTTGTAAGCTGGTGAAGTTGAGTGGTTGCACAGAACTGCATAAAAATGAAGAGTGAGAACTAAGGAGACACTATATATTGTGAATAATGACCAAAGTGGCAATGAGATAGATTTTTGACAGAATGAGATCAATATGTTGGAAGGTGGATATATAGATCATTAGTCTCCAGAGATTCACAGAAAATTTGGGGAGACAAAAAAATGAGGAAATGCAAGATACTTTAGTAGATACATGTCTGGACTGCCACAGTTTACCAGAGAGACTTGTCCTTAAATGACATgaaaactggaacaaaaaaaataaaagaaggatgaTTAGGTGAGAAAGCAGAGGGAATAAATACAAGATATAAGGAAAAACTGAGGTTGGAGGGTCACTACAGCATGCTGTATAAGGCATAATGTAGGCAGTACCTCTCTCAGGCATTACACAAGCAACGATAATGAatttcaacattaaaaaaaaaaatttaagctttCTTAATTTTTGGACACTATACAAGCAAGCATTACATAAGTAACAATAAACATTGTACAGTAAATCTTCCTCCTGTTTTTACACCtgacatattttcatacacacaTGAAGGTCCTCAACATAATTCCTTGCCCAGGTGGAAAGTACTGCACCATTATATATTTTGTGGAATTATTTTGAACATGTTCTTACTACATTAAACAATTTCAGTGTtcataaaatatgcaaaaattatttattgtgGCAGTTCTGAATTTAGATAATTTAAAAAACTCACTTGTATCTGTAAGTACCATCAGAGAGTAGTGACTTGGAGACTACACTCTGCACACATTCACAAAGGTTAGTTGTCAAGGCACACATGAATCCAATCATACTGAAGGAGAGTTCATTGCTGGAACACAGGGCTAAGCCAAGCATAACTGGGATCAGGGACAAGAACACAAAAGTTCCAGTTCGCTCACCTGCAAAAGAATTGTGGAGATATTTGGTATTTTTTAGTATTATGTAAATTAAGATTTCCATGAGAAAATGGAGCACATGTCAAACAAATTTTCAAATCCCTGAACACAACACTCACAATAATAACAAAGCAGGCACAGCCTATGGTTTTAACCATTTCGTAGTAGAGTTTTCACGAAAATATTTTGAATCGAGAAGAACTCATTACTTGGCTTCACTGCTGGAGCATGAACCCTAACTTATCTTGAGAAAACAGGAAACCTCCATTCTGCTCATCTAATATGAGCAGCTTAACTATTTGTACAGTATTAGTGCTATACTGTGCTATGCTTTTATTATTAACGTTACAAATTATCATCATATTGTGTAGTTTACCCACATGAGACACTAAAATTATTGGCCATAAATCTTCTAAAACTTGATGTAGTTTTTAACCTGGCTCTGTTTGCTAGATACTTCAACATTAAAAATTAGTTTAACCAACCCACTTAGTCCCTATTCTAGACTTTAAGGGCTCATCCAAAACATCTGTTATTGAtgagaattaaaaagaaag encodes:
- the LOC135218489 gene encoding solute carrier family 35 member E2A-like, translating into MGERTGTFVFLSLIPVMLGLALCSSNELSFSMIGFMCALTTNLCECVQSVVSKSLLSDGTYRYNPAELQFYPNLAAVIFQLPTWYFLVDFKKLSTQMNHDLAFAIFLDGVSFHGQTITAYVLMSYVNPVTYSVANTTKRAFLIWLSVLLFGNPVTLWSGVGTGVVIAGVLLYSKAREVDARRREQFSITQDKLSVIR